Proteins from one Belonocnema kinseyi isolate 2016_QV_RU_SX_M_011 chromosome 8, B_treatae_v1, whole genome shotgun sequence genomic window:
- the LOC117178658 gene encoding uncharacterized protein LOC117178658, with product MQKRSVLMESSSIARKRAAFMQKIHFYRRNGWHIYFVYETWCGANNHRQRPWLEKIEDNVRDNFDVYSSSVQAVIGYLGGFLVPSSDNKRVIILHIGSRNGFVDGSLKYFIVKKGEYDYHNEMNADHFEEWFMGVLHKLLSKSVIVIDRTPYHTMVELELRNPATS from the coding sequence atgcaaaagcGATCGGTTCTTATGGAGAGTTCTTCTATAGCTAGAAAAAGAGCGGCATTCatgcaaaaaattcatttctatcgaAGAAATGGTTGGCACATTTACTTTGTCTACGAGACATGGTGTGGTGCTAATAATCACCGTCAACGCCCGTGGCTGGAAAAGATTGAGGACAACGTTCGGGATAATTTTGATGTGTACAGCTCTAGCGTACAAGCAGTCATTGGCTATCTAGGAGGCTTTCTCGTTCCTTCCAGTGATAACAAAAGAGTCATCATTCTTCACATTGGCAGCAGGAATGGATTTGTAGATGgcagtttgaaatatttcattgttaaAAAGGGGGAGTACGACTACCACAATGAAATGAACGCGGATCATTTTGAAGAATGGTTTATGGGGGTGCTTCACAAACTGCTATCTAAATCTGTAATTGTGATCGATCGAACACCCTACCATACTATGGTCGAACTTGAACTTCGAAATCCCGCGACGAGTTAG